Proteins from one uncultured Desulfuromonas sp. genomic window:
- a CDS encoding LA2681 family HEPN domain-containing protein — MKIDELNKDYLLLSELSQKSKLSDEEIFRRIGELDTKYKDSDSHFLSFEGLISNIGSDQKSIPILNHALKRLRDKKESLDQNKFYYDFGNTLFSKASLELSAVDDFESLVDLKTYRESGKYFLKVKKDRYGHFERARTNLAIIYERYGRNYEAINAFDQVITVSPDFGMAYGGKAVSLEYYTRLAPQQSLHLINISYNLLLKALADNSLLEIGGRSSFEYYEHKKEQIESIFESIEYSPVEINPPKSISKYQKFILSNNLFLNYDFGYYYDKDSLCDNFFPNLIEKINEERFEKTQIMSKKTYFCFQTFNQLLEDFTTARYNFFQSLNLKHKKIDSRVKYICTLDYTQHSLKYGILKSVFAALYNCLDKIANITKFYFSDEEIDQNKIEIYFDWFTKDDFKNLVKEKRNFQLLALYSLAIDMKSGGPYYHLNRIRNRITHSFLNINIDIGFDEKYSNFEVTEDYLISGIHDLFVIVKAAIMYFLIGIRNTSDPEKTMPMYATMEYDIYK; from the coding sequence ATGAAGATTGATGAACTCAATAAAGATTATCTTTTGCTTTCCGAGCTGTCGCAAAAAAGCAAATTATCAGATGAAGAGATCTTTAGGCGGATTGGAGAGCTTGATACAAAATATAAAGACAGTGATTCTCATTTCCTTTCATTTGAAGGTTTAATATCAAATATAGGCTCAGATCAAAAATCAATCCCAATTCTCAATCATGCATTAAAAAGACTTCGAGATAAAAAAGAATCCTTAGATCAAAACAAATTTTATTATGATTTTGGAAATACACTGTTCTCGAAGGCCTCTTTAGAATTGTCAGCAGTTGACGACTTCGAAAGTCTGGTTGATTTAAAAACTTACCGTGAATCAGGAAAATATTTTCTAAAGGTTAAGAAAGATCGATATGGTCATTTTGAGCGGGCAAGAACGAATTTAGCCATCATTTATGAACGGTATGGCAGAAACTATGAAGCGATAAATGCATTTGATCAAGTAATAACAGTAAGCCCAGATTTTGGGATGGCCTATGGTGGAAAAGCTGTTTCTCTTGAGTATTATACAAGGCTTGCCCCACAGCAATCACTGCATCTTATCAATATTTCGTATAATTTGTTGCTTAAAGCCTTGGCAGATAATTCACTGTTAGAAATAGGCGGCCGGTCCTCATTTGAATATTATGAGCATAAAAAGGAACAAATTGAGTCGATTTTTGAAAGTATCGAGTATTCACCAGTTGAAATAAATCCACCTAAAAGTATTTCAAAATACCAAAAATTCATATTATCAAACAATCTTTTTCTCAATTACGACTTCGGATACTATTATGACAAAGATAGTTTGTGTGATAATTTTTTTCCAAACTTAATTGAAAAAATAAATGAAGAGAGGTTTGAAAAAACCCAAATAATGTCTAAGAAAACATATTTCTGTTTCCAGACATTCAATCAGTTGCTGGAGGATTTCACAACGGCAAGGTACAATTTTTTTCAATCTCTGAATCTCAAGCATAAAAAAATAGATAGTCGTGTGAAATACATATGCACACTGGACTATACTCAGCACTCTTTAAAATATGGGATTCTGAAATCAGTTTTTGCAGCTCTTTATAACTGTTTGGACAAGATAGCGAATATCACAAAATTTTATTTTTCAGATGAAGAAATAGATCAAAATAAAATCGAAATATATTTTGACTGGTTTACCAAGGATGATTTTAAAAATCTGGTTAAAGAAAAGAGGAATTTCCAGCTATTAGCTCTTTATAGTCTCGCAATAGACATGAAAAGTGGAGGGCCATATTACCATCTAAACAGGATTAGAAATAGAATAACTCATTCTTTTTTAAATATAAACATCGACATTGGGTTCGATGAAAAGTATTCTAATTTTGAAGTTACAGAAGATTATTTAATCTCTGGTATTCATGATTTGTTTGTTATCGTAAAGGCTGCGATTATGTATTTCTTGATTGGTATACGCAATACAAGTGACCCAGAAAAAACCATGCCTATGTATGCAACTATGGAATACGATATTTATAAATGA
- the ltrA gene encoding group II intron reverse transcriptase/maturase has product MSLSDIQNPTGEMPGQRVMDQLPFEQCLLERMLSHENLQSAWKRVRANKGAAGVDGITIDDFSDQVRPLWADIRASLATGTYQPKPVLRVEIPKPTGGVRPLGIPTVLDRLIQQSIAQVLTPIFDPDFSASSFGFRPGRSAHQAVRQVRTYLQQGYRVAVDIDLAKFFDTVNHDLLMTMVGRKVHDKRILCLIGRYLRAGVKVNGRLETIRKGVPQGGPLSPLLSNILLDHLDKELEKRGHKFVRYADDFVILVKSRRAGERVMKSIRNYLSSHLKLTVNESKSRVIPSSQLDFLGFAFKGGKIVWCDKAYKEFRRCVKRYTGRSWFVSMAYRLHKLSTYIRGWMGYFGISEAYRDIPEIDGWIRRRVRLCYWKQWRRCRTKIRNLLKLGTELGTAIRAGLNRNGPWAMSRRLAAHSGLTNQWLKEQGLVSVKELWVQRHYPATARLRPGYGPATARLRPGNIIEPPGADPHAGWCGGWGKNTPPPATRLDQFFFSKFHD; this is encoded by the coding sequence ATGAGCTTGTCCGACATACAGAACCCGACCGGGGAAATGCCGGGACAGCGCGTCATGGATCAACTCCCTTTCGAGCAGTGCTTATTGGAACGGATGCTCTCCCACGAGAATCTGCAATCGGCATGGAAACGGGTGCGCGCCAACAAGGGGGCTGCCGGTGTCGATGGGATTACCATTGACGACTTTTCTGATCAAGTGCGTCCTTTGTGGGCGGATATCCGTGCATCGCTTGCTACAGGTACCTACCAACCCAAGCCGGTTTTGCGGGTGGAGATTCCGAAACCTACGGGCGGTGTGCGTCCGCTGGGGATTCCCACCGTGCTCGACCGGCTGATCCAGCAGTCTATTGCCCAGGTGCTCACACCGATCTTTGATCCGGATTTCTCTGCATCAAGTTTCGGTTTTCGTCCCGGTCGCAGTGCGCATCAGGCGGTACGCCAAGTGCGGACGTATCTGCAACAGGGCTACCGTGTTGCCGTGGATATCGACCTTGCCAAGTTCTTTGATACGGTCAACCATGACCTGCTCATGACCATGGTAGGGCGCAAGGTGCACGACAAACGGATTCTTTGCCTGATCGGCAGATATCTGCGAGCCGGGGTGAAGGTGAACGGCAGATTGGAGACAATCCGCAAGGGGGTTCCACAAGGCGGTCCCTTGTCTCCGTTGCTCTCCAACATTCTCCTCGATCATCTGGACAAAGAGCTTGAGAAACGTGGCCACAAGTTTGTCCGTTACGCCGACGACTTCGTCATTCTGGTGAAAAGTCGGCGTGCAGGCGAACGGGTCATGAAGAGTATCAGAAACTATCTGAGCTCTCATCTCAAGCTGACGGTCAACGAATCCAAGAGTCGGGTTATTCCATCTTCTCAACTTGACTTTCTTGGTTTTGCCTTCAAGGGTGGCAAGATCGTCTGGTGTGACAAGGCGTACAAAGAATTTCGTCGCTGCGTCAAACGCTACACCGGACGCAGCTGGTTTGTCTCCATGGCATACCGGCTGCACAAACTGTCCACCTATATCCGGGGCTGGATGGGCTACTTCGGCATCTCCGAAGCCTACCGCGACATCCCGGAGATTGACGGCTGGATACGGCGGCGGGTGCGGTTATGCTACTGGAAACAGTGGCGCAGATGCCGCACCAAGATTCGCAACCTGCTCAAACTCGGTACCGAACTCGGCACCGCCATACGAGCCGGTCTGAATCGCAACGGTCCGTGGGCCATGTCCCGCAGACTTGCCGCCCATTCCGGACTGACCAACCAATGGCTGAAGGAGCAAGGTCTTGTATCTGTCAAAGAACTGTGGGTACAGCGTCATTACCCGGCTACGGCCCGGCTACGGCCCGGCTACGGCCCGGCTACGGCCCGGCTACGGCCCGGTAACATCATCGAACCGCCCGGTGCGGACCCGCATGCCGGGTGGTGTGGGGGCTGGGGGAAAAATACCCCCCCCCCGGCTACCCGATTAGATCAATTTTTTTTCAGTAAATTTCATGACTAG
- a CDS encoding transposase, whose protein sequence is MPRLARGLADGHCYHVLNRGNGRQNVFHKDGDFQAFLNLLVEAKERYSIKIYAWCLMTNHFHLLLCPENGDDLSRAMQWLMTSHVRRYHRHHNSSGHIWQGRYKSFLVQDDEHLQAVTRYVERNPVTAGMVSRAIEWAWSSHAERLGETDKRIVSELPLPFAGNWEEFVNAEMSEKEQQTFAESITRQAPFGSMEWRQKMCEKFGLESTIRAKGRPKKMKK, encoded by the coding sequence ATGCCACGATTAGCGAGGGGGCTTGCTGATGGTCATTGTTACCATGTGTTAAACCGGGGCAACGGTCGTCAGAATGTTTTTCATAAGGATGGGGACTTCCAAGCATTTTTGAATCTATTGGTGGAAGCAAAAGAGCGATATTCTATTAAAATTTACGCTTGGTGTTTGATGACGAATCATTTTCACCTGCTGCTGTGCCCTGAGAACGGTGACGACCTGAGTCGGGCTATGCAGTGGCTGATGACCAGCCACGTAAGAAGATATCATCGACATCACAACAGTAGTGGCCATATCTGGCAGGGGCGGTATAAAAGCTTTCTGGTTCAGGATGATGAGCATTTGCAGGCCGTTACTCGATATGTTGAACGAAATCCCGTCACTGCTGGGATGGTCAGTCGTGCAATAGAATGGGCATGGTCATCCCATGCTGAAAGATTGGGAGAGACGGACAAGAGAATCGTCTCTGAATTGCCGCTGCCTTTCGCGGGAAACTGGGAGGAATTCGTTAATGCGGAGATGTCGGAAAAGGAACAGCAGACGTTTGCTGAGAGCATAACCCGACAGGCCCCGTTCGGAAGCATGGAATGGCGGCAGAAGATGTGCGAGAAATTTGGACTTGAATCGACAATAAGAGCAAAAGGGAGACCAAAGAAGATGAAAAAGTAG